aaactttgcacagattctttttttgtccataagcagggtaagttcgaagatgggctatgtcggactatatcttgatatagaccgattcgccgatttagggtcttaggcccataaaagccaaatttattgtccgattttgccaaaatttgggacagtgaattgtgtaagaccctttgacatccttcttcaatttggttctgatcggtccagatttggatatagctgccatatagaccgatccgccgatttagggtcttaggcccataaaagccacatttattatccgattttgtggaaatttgggacagtgagttgtgttagccccttcaacatcattcattaatttagcccagatcggtccagatttggatatagctgccatttggaccgatattttgatttcattgaaatttgacacagtgacttatgttaggcttttctatttctagatatattgtagcttctaaaaagatcaatattttgtcatacacaattgaacaatgacttgtacttattagtatttggtccaaatcgaaacatatttcgatatagctgctatggggcataaggtatgcatttttgcaccggattttgacgaaaggtggtttatatatatacccgaagtggtgggtatccaaagttcggccaggccgaactgtACGTCTTTAACATCTTTAACATCCCCCTTTATAATTGAGCTacagtaattttcagcaaacaacagactttttttGCTACTccgaaattgcagaactactgctacaatagaaGCAAAATTACTAAGTAAATCAAAATTACATCAAGTTGCATAAATTAATTGCTGATATGAAAATTGTATTTTAATCAAGTTAttcattgtttgtttattgGTATTATTTATGACCATAGTTTCCAAAGTATGtacatataaaatatatatggactTGTTTATTCCTCAGCAGCTGAAGAGGTAGATGATGATTCGTCATTATCATCTAATCTTCTTCAAACTGATTGTTACCTCCGAAATCGTTGTTTGGTCCTGAGAAAAGtctgacgaaattttttaaatcttcGGGAACATCCCCAGCTGGGAAACCAAAGAAGGAAGCAAGCTGATCATCTGAGGAGAGTTCATCACCGTTTGAACGGATTGGACGACTTTCACCACGTCTATTTTGTTGATTGTCTTGAGGTCTTCGGTAGGGACCGAATTGTTGGTCGCCCTCATCTTCATCTTCCCATTCTGGATGTGAGTTGAATGGATGCAAGCGCATCTGTGGTTGTGCTTTGCCCCTACGCCTATCTTGTTGATTGTCGTGTGGTTTACGGTAACGTCCGAATTGTTGGTCCCCCTCATCTTCTTCCTCCCATTCTGGATGGGAGTAGTGTGGATGCAAGGGACGTTGTGGTTGTGCTCTGTGCCTATTTTGTTGGTTATCTTGTCGTTTTCTGTAGCCTTGGTCGGCCTCATTGTCTTCATTCCATTCTGGAACCGAGTAAAATGAATCAAAGGAACGCTGTGGTCTGCGCCTATCTTGTTGATTATCTTGGGGTTTTCGGTATGGACCAAATTCATGATCGTCCTCatcattttcattccattcAGGTACCGAGTTGAGGGGATCTAAACTACGCGCTGGCCGGGAATCTTCAACTTCAAGATCTCGTTGGCCATGACGCCTGCTTCCAGATAATCCAGGTTGACTGAAATAATCATAACTTGGTGCTCCTGCTTCACCAGACTGTTCTGAACCCCTGTGGCCGGACAATCCTGGCTGTCCTGAACCCCTGTGTCCGGACAATCCAGGCAATCCTGAACCCCTGTGGCCGGACAATCCATGCAAATCTCCTTGCCACCGGCCATTCTAAAAGAGGTTGAACAAGTTATCACCACCATTATCTTTAGAAGCAGATCATAATACTTACTTGGGCCTGGCTAACAGCCGACAGAGCTATAATTCCAATAAAAACGAAGTACTTCATGTTGCAACTGATGATCAGCGTTCATATTGAGGCTTTTTATATCAAATGGGGGAGAGCTCATAGAATGCCATAAGCTAACAAAATAATAACATTTCCAGATATGTAAATAGACTAATTAACCAAATAAACATGTGTTCACATCACTTTTGCAAATATAGCAAAAGAAGACAATGAAGTTAAATGTCGGTAATAGGAAATAAATTTCCGCATTATTAAGTTATGCAACAGAAGTTATCAATGCTTAAGCTTGGATCAGGAGGTGAAGCATTCATTGCCTGGCCAACGCCTAGCCCTAAAAATGCTATAATAATTCAGATCGCTTATTGCGTCGAACATATGGGTTGAAATCCTGGTGTAAAAATGAGGTTTTGCTCTCCCAAATTTAAACGTctgagtaaaaacaagtaaaaaggcattaagattggccgagccgaactttggatacccaccacctcgggtatatatataaaccccatttcgtctcaatccggtgaaaattggataacttaagcactcaaattcggcacggacattaagaGGTCTAATTATATGtcacttttcaattttgtagaaattcggatatcgtgaagctcagaaaaactcacagtttcaaatttcagcgaaatcgcgtaGCTTTTATAgacttcagtccccttatccgaggatcggtctatttggcagctatatctaaatatagtccgatcagaaccatatttaggtcggatgttgggaggttttaatctactcaatgtttcaaatttcagcgaaatcaggtaataaagaaagcttttattgacttcagaccccttatcggcagatcgatctatagggtagctatatctaaatatagtacgaactgaaccatatttaggtcacgtgtcaggaggctaaaaataactcactgtttcaaatcttaacgaaatcggttaaaaaacaagtaaaagacgttaagttcggccgggccgaactttggatacccaccacctcgggtaatatgtaaaccacctttcgtcaaaatccggtgaaaaatgcataccttatgccccatagcagctatatcgaaatatgttccgatttgatccaaatactactaagtacaagtcattgttcaatattgtataacaaaatattgatctttttagtagctatttctaaaaataaactaatttaaaccatatacgatacagtgaaatcggattataaatgcgccttttatggggccaagactttagatcgagatatcggtctatatggcagctatatccaaatctggaccaatttgggtcaagtttaagaaaaatttcgaaggtcctaacacaactcactgttccaaatttcggcgaaatcggacaataaatgcgctttttatggccccaaaccttaaatccagagttcggtctatatggcagctatattcaaaacttgaccgatttgtgccaaattgatgagggctgtcgaagggcctaacacaactcactgtcccaaatttcagcaaaatcggataataaatttggcttttatgggcctaagaccttaaatcggcggatcggtctatattgcagctacatatggccccaaaccttaaatccagagttcggtctatatggcagctatattcaaaacttgaccgatttgtgccaaattgatgagggctgtcgaagagcctaacataactcactgtcccaaatatcagcaaaatcggataataaatgtggcttttatgggcctaagaccctaaatcggcggatcggtctatatgggggctatatcaagatatagtccgatatagctcatcttcgaacttaacctgcttatggacaaaaaaagaatctgtgtaaaatttcagctcaatatatctgtttttaaagactgtagcgtgatttcaacagacggacggacattgctagatagtcttagttgtttacgctgatcaagaatatatatactttatagggtcggaaatggatatttcgatgtgttgcaaacggaatgacaaaatgattatacccccatcctttggtggtgggtacaaaaattaacCTCCATGTTTAAGAGGtggtttttgtttaaataaccCTACACAAATTAAAGTACAGTAGAGGGCAAATAAATCCGGACACCTATTTATTAACTCTATATGCTAACTTTGGAGTGGCGTTAGCCATTAAAATCCCTAGTACGTAAAAAAGTCTataattcgaaaaatttgagaTGAATATCTATCTAATTATGTCTGATTGTATCTTATTAGATATTActcactttaattggctataacagaacatttgttccactagccgaacgtagaatagcgttccaagcgcttcgatcttctgcgtgcattctaaaatctttgacaccaagttttaaGATGTCTCCcaccatcgggcttttggtcttcccggtttgcgtgtaccaccgtgttttccttcaaaaggcttctttgctggagcttcttcattcattctgataacatgacctagcctacggagccgttgtattttgatgcgtataactaagctatcgtcgttatacagctcgtggttcaaacgtagcctatattctccatgaacgcaaactggtccatatattttacgaagaatatttctctcaaatgttctttccatatcctcagcatgctatctgtgtcagttaccagatatccttctttgtctttgcaggaggatgtgcctgcaccgaagccatcggtttgatgtttaattctttggtagaattttcggacttcgtTCTGACTCCTGTgcttctcaattcgctcacactcacgtctttacatttcctttttctttctgcggaatagatctaaactataatacacacataaccaaaactcgttgacagatagtgcacttcgcgagaaaaaaatgtACTCAGCCGTTTACGGTACAGTCCAACGGCTTCAAATCGCACGaccgaggcggccaatcgactgaACGATGGCTTGAATTAACAtcttctccaaacttggtttccaataaattgattgtgaaaTTCGCTATGTGGTTAGTGGCGCCatcttgttggaaccacatgtcctccatgtccatatcatccaatttggggcttaaaatattctgttattATTGAACGGAAGCGAATCCCATTCACATTAATGTGCCGGTCTTGATCGTtatggaagaagtacggcccaatgacgccgccgacaCATAAACCGCATCATaccgtaattttttcgggatgcaatgtTGACTCATGGAGTACATGTGGTTTGCTGACTGACCCAAAGACCGTATATGACCAAGACATACGGTCTGCTTGGTCTTCCTAAAATCTTGGTCTTTCTTCCACAGGTTATATTCAAGGTCTTTTTGGTCCTTCGTAAGTTTGcgaaatttgcaaataaaatttttctttatgttTTGGCACCATTTATAGCAAATTTAAAGGACTATTTCTTATTTaatggaaatattttaaaatgtaaacatCATACCGCAAGTAAAAAAAGGAGTTTCTCACACGTATGAACCTTATCTGTGCGACTCACTAAAAAAGAAGACAAAGCAGTTTGACTATGTTGTACAATTCCTAAAATCTTTGGCCTgacccatggcgaaacaattaaagttgGTCTCATATCAAGCTGAGTGAAGTTTTttcgacacacacacacagaaatttgtgtgcgtgtgtgtatacgtgtgcgcaaatgagcagagaatatgtgaaaagaagataacaataaaaagaatgaaaacaaaaatctgacatcttaataccgtcaaatctgGCCGACTGTTAActgctgttcgcgtgagaccacctttttaaatccgccttgggtcTGACCAATATGGCATATTTTGCTTAAGGTACCATCGCACTACATGTTCTTG
The genomic region above belongs to Stomoxys calcitrans chromosome 5, idStoCalc2.1, whole genome shotgun sequence and contains:
- the LOC106085242 gene encoding uncharacterized LOC106085242 isoform X1; translated protein: MKYFVFIGIIALSAVSQAQNGRWQGDLHGLSGHRGSGLPGLSGHRGSGQPGLSGHRGSEQSGEAGAPSYDYFSQPGLSGSRRHGQRDLEVEDSRPARSLDPLNSVPEWNENDEDDHEFGPYRKPQDNQQDRRRPQRSFDSFYSVPEWNEDNEADQGYRKRQDNQQNRHRAQPQRPLHPHYSHPEWEEEDEGDQQFGRYRKPHDNQQDRRRGKAQPQMRLHPFNSHPEWEDEDEGDQQFGPYRRPQDNQQNRRGESRPIRSNGDELSSDDQLASFFGFPAGDVPEDLKNFVRLFSGPNNDFGGNNQFEED
- the LOC106085242 gene encoding uncharacterized LOC106085242 precursor (The RefSeq protein has 2 substitutions compared to this genomic sequence): MKYFVFIGIIALSAVSQAQNGRWQGDLHGLSGHRGSGLPGLSGHRGSGQPGLSGHRGSEQSGEAGAPSYDYFSQPGLSGSRRHGQRDLEVEDSRPARSLDPLNSVPEWNENDEDDHEFGPYRKPQDNQRDRRRPQRSFDSFYSVPEWNEDNEADQGYRKRQDNQQNRHRAQPQRPLHPHYSHPEWEEEDEGDQQFGRYRKPHDNQQDRRRGKAQPQMRLHPFNSHPEWEDEDEGDQQFGPYRRPQDNQQNRRGESRPIRSNGDELSSDDQLASFFGFPAGDVPEDLKNLVRLFSGPNNDFGGNNQFEED